The proteins below are encoded in one region of Xiphias gladius isolate SHS-SW01 ecotype Sanya breed wild unplaced genomic scaffold, ASM1685928v1 HiC_scaffold_1472, whole genome shotgun sequence:
- the kcnj13 gene encoding inward rectifier potassium channel 13 has protein sequence MTTKSTSSVLGGKASSSPLLSSPTRQRLVTKDGHCALRPPLCPSGTWRGASSRAWMLALQDLWGLLVGLRWRWVLLAFCASFLAHWLLFACLWYLLAHLNGDLAVQDHDAPPQGHVVCVKHITSFTAAFSFSLETQLTIGYGTMFPSGDCPSAIALLAVQMLLGLMLEAFITGAFVAKIARPQKRAGAIQFSPQAVVGQHQGQTCLMLRATNLLQRPLVDVKVSAVLYEEHEGQALHQTSLDFHLDHLGQQPCPFFIFPLTFYHPLDRRSPLYPTLCEGTSNHFELVVFLSALQEGTGDSCQKRTSYLRQEIQFDRRFVPALGLDARGRYMVSTQHFDTAHSKEPLNKDCVVQINGDGSDRME, from the exons ATGACAACCAAATCCACCAGCAGTGTTCTGGGTGGGAAggcttcctcctctcctctcttgtcctCTCCAACGCGCCAGCGCCTGGTCACCAAGGATGGACACTGTGCCCTTCGTCCCCCTCTGTGTCCATCAGGCACATGGCGTGGGGCTTCAAGCAGAGCCTGGATGCTGGCCCTGCAGGACCTGTGGGGACTGTTGGTGGGTCTGCGCTGGAGATGGGTCCTGCTGGCCTTCTGCGCCTCATTCCTGGCTCACTGGCTGCTGTTTGCCTGTCTGTGGTACTTGCTGGCTCACCTCAACGGAGACCTGGCTGTGCAGGATCATGATGCCCCCCCCCAGGGGCATGTGGTTTGTGTGAAACACATTACGAGCTTTACTGCCGCCTTTTCCTTCTCCCTGGAGACACAGCTGACCATCGGCTATGGCACCATGTTCCCCAGTGGGGATTGTCCCAGTGCCATAGCACTGCTTGCTGTGCAAATGCTGCTGGGGCTCATGCTGGAAGCATTTATCACAG GTGCATTTGTAGCCAAGATTGCACGTCCCCAGAAGCGAGCAGGAGCCATCCAGTTCAGCCCCCAGGCGGTGGTGGGCCAACACCAGGGCCAGACGTGCCTCATGCTACGAGCCACCAACCTGTTGCAGCGACCTCTGGTGGATGTAAAGGTGAGTGCTGTGCTCTACGAGGAACATGAAGGTCAGGCCCTCCACCAGACGTCTCTGGACTTCCATTTGGATCATCTGGGCCAGCAGCCCTGTCCCTTCTTCATCTTCCCACTCACCTTTTACCACCCCCTGGATCGCCGGAGCCCCCTCTACCCCACCCTGTGTGAGGGCACGTCCAACCACTTTGAGTTGGTGGTCTTCCTGTCAGCCTTGCAAGAGGGAACTGGCGACTCCTGTCAGAAGAGGACCTCCTACCTACGTCAAGAAATCCAGTTTGACCGTCGCTTTGTCCCAGCGTTGGGGCTGGATGCTCGGGGAAGGTACATGGTGAGCACCCAGCACTTTGACACAGCCCACTCAAAGGAGCCTTTGAACAAGGACTGTGTGGTGCAGATCAACGGAGATGGCAGCGACAGGATGGAGTAA